One Mycolicibacterium doricum genomic window, GCCAAGAGCGGCCGGAAGTGGAACAGGACAACCCACACCGCGGCGACGATGCGCAGCCCCGACAGGGCCTTGATCTCTCCGCTGCGCACAACACTCTTTTCGTGAGGGAATCTGCTGTTTCGTGCCGGCTGGTTTCGTACACCGCCCTGCGCTCAGCGGGCCGCGTTAGGCAGGGTATCAGCGGGCCGGAGCCCCGTGTGCGTCCGAAAACTGTGGCAGTGCTGGCAACTCGGCGTATTCAGGCCCTCACGGCTGTTCGAAGTGCTGGTAGTCCTTCGGTGTCCGCCAGCCCCCGCCCCATTCCCAACCGCGGTCGGTGAACGCGAGCACGGCAGGATCCCCGGCGTGCAGCATGCCGGGGTCGATGCGGTTGCGGTCTGCGTACGGACCGGCGTTGGCGGGTTCCACCACGCCGCTGCGGCCGATATAGGGATTGACCAGCGGGTTGAGATCGATCGCCCGGCCGTAGGCGTGATAGGACCAGCTCTTCGACCCCGGGATTCCCCGGCAGTTGAAGGCCGACGTGTTGTTGTCCCTCATCGAGAGCTCGTCGTCGGCACCCGGGTACGCGTCGACGGTGCGCATCTTCGCGATGGGATAGCCCATCCGATAGAGGTGCTCGAAGATCTCGATGACCTGTGGCACCAGCTCTTCATGGACGACCACGGCGCCGCGGTGTGTCCGACCGTCGAATCCGAGGTGATTCAAGTCGACGCGCCGGAGCCGTTCCGGGCCGAGGGGGCAGTCCGGACGCCACGTCGTCCCCAGTTCGGCGGCGGTGACGGTGGCGACGCTGGGCGGGGGCGGCACCGGCGACGTGGTCGTCGTCTTGGTGGTGGTGGTCTGGCCTGCCGTCGTGGAGGACGTGGGCGACGTGGACGACGCGAAGGTCCCGTCCTGCGCCGGCGTGTCGGCACCGCAGCCAACCAGCGCAACGGCAGCGGCGGCCACGGTCAGCGCCGTCGCCGGACGCCGACCGATCCTGCCCTGGAACCGCGCGAATGACACCACCATGTCCGGTGCCGACGCTACCCGATGTCAGCGCCTGCCCAAGGCTTCTGAGAGCCCGGAAAGGCGCCGCCACCAGAGACCTTCGGTATTGTCAGGGAGCTATCACTGAAGAAGAGGTCAGCGCGGCCGCGGTGATGAACGTGAAGGACTGATTTGTCGATGCTCGCGCCGCATGACTCGGAACTGAGCCCTGTGCCTGATAGCCCTGTGCCCGATAGCCCTGTGCCCGATAGCGCTGTGCCTGATAGCGCTGTGCCTGATAGCCCTGTGCCCGATAGCCCTGTGCCCGATAGCGCTGTGCCTGATTCAGCCGTTGCTCCCATGACGCAGTTCGATACCTTGACGGTGCTCCTCGTGGAGGATGACCGCGGTGACGCGTTGCTCGTCGAGGAGTTGATCGGCGACGCGGTGGCCGACATCCGGCTGAGGTGGGCCGAATCCATGTCGGACGCTGCCCAGGAGATCCGGTCGTCCCGTCCGGACTGCGTGCTGTTGGACCTCAATCTGCCTGATGCCAACGGAACCGACGCCGTCGACAAAATCTGCGGACTCGACCCGACCCTCCCGATCGTGGTGCTCACCGGGAATGTCGACGACCGCTACGGCGTGTCGGCGGTCGCCTCGGGCGCCCAGGACTACCTCGTCAAGGGATCTGTCGAGCCGGAGATGCTGCGGCGCTCCCTGCTTTACGCCATCGAGCGCAAACGCTCTGAGCTCACCGCGGTGGACCTGCACGCGAGCCATCTGCGTGCGCAGGAGAACGCTCGGCTGGAACGTGGCCTGCTGCCCTCGCCGCTGCTGCTCGACGATCCTGGCGTCGACATCGTCGCCAAGTACCGGCCCGGCCGGCCGAACGCCCTGCTCGGCGGCGACTTCTACGATTTCGTGCAGACACCCGATCGCACTGTGCACGTGATGGTCGGTGACGTGTCCGGTCACGGACCCGACGAAGCCGCCCTCGGGGTGGCGCTGAGGATCGGGTGGCGCGCACTGACCTTCGCCGGTCTGCGCGGCAACCAGCGCATGCAGCAGCTGGAGCGCATCCTGCGTGCCGAGCGGCCCGGGCCGGGCATCTTCGCCACCGTCATGAGCCTGGCCTTCTCCCCCACGGACCGCGGCTTCACCGCGGTACGCGCCGGTCATCCCGGCATGCTGCTGCACGACCGCAGCGGGAACGGCGTCGAATGGGTGGAACCGCCCGCCGGCCCCGCGCTCGGGCTCGGCGGGTCGGCGTGGCCGCTGACCGAACTGGAACTGCCGGTCGGCCACGGCCTGCTGCTGCTCACCGACGGACTCTTCGAGGGCCACTCCGGGCAGGGCAACGAACGCCTCGGCGAGGAGGGGCTGCTGGAACTGGCCCGCACGATGGCGGGGCTACCCGGCCGCCAGTTCGTCGAGACCCTGATCGACCGTGCCGAGGACCGCGCCCGACCCCACGGCGGATTGACCGACGACATCGCGGTAGTGCGCGTGGAGCGCACCACGTGACGGCCCCCGCCCGGCGGCGGGGCGGCCAGTTGACCGTGCAGGGCTGGCTCAACGTCGTGCTGGCCGTCATGGGCATCCTCGTGCTGGCGGGCGCCATCGCCGGTGCAATCCTGATGAACCGCACCGACGCGGTGTCGGGCGAGCTGATCGAAGAAATCCAGCCGTCTCGAGTGGCGGCCTACCGATTACAGGCCGCGGTGCGCGATCAGGAGACCGCCGTGCGCGGTTACGCGATCGCCGCCGACAGGCAGTTCCTCGAGCCCTACTACGAGGGCCAGCAGACCGAACAGGAAGCCGCCGAGGAGATCCGCCGACACGTCGGCGACCACCCGAACCTGATCGCGGATCTCGATGCGGTCGAACAAGCCACCGCCGAGTGGCGTGCAGCCTACGCCGAGCCGTTCATCCGGGGCATCGATCCCGGCCGCCCCGGCGTGATCGACAACGACCTCGTCCAGCGTGGTAAAGAGGGCTTCGACAACATCCGCGCGCTCTTTCACGTCCAGAACGTCGACCTCGCGGCCGCGCGCACCGCGGGGGTCAAGGAACTGGACGAGGTGCGCGCATGGCGCGACCGCGTGCTCGCCGGCATCATCGTCACGTTCTTCGTGACCGCGGCCCTCCTGGCGGTCCTGGCTCGCAGCGCGCTGGTCCGTCCGCTGTCGGCGCTGGCCGCCTCCTGCCGCCGCATCACCGAAGGCCACTTCGACGAACGGATCGTCGCTCGAGGCCCTCGCGACGTGCAGAGCATGGCGTCGGACGTCGAGGACATGCGGCAGCGGATCGTGGAGGATCTCGAGGCATCACGCGCCGCGCAGCAGCAACTCGACGAGCAGACCGTCGAGTTGCGGCGGTCGAACGCCGAACTCGAACAGTTCGCCTACGTCGCCTCCCACGATCTTCAGGAACCGCTGCGCAAGGTGGCCTCGTTCTGTCAGCTGCTGGAGAGACGCTACGGAGACAAGCTCGACGAACGCGGGGTGGAGTACATCAAGTTCGCCGTCGACGGCGCCAAACGCATGCAGGTGCTCATCAACGACCTGCTGACCTTCTCACGCGTCGGACGCCTAAGCGCCGCGCACACCGACGTCGAACTCGACGAGGTGCTCGACGCCGCGTTGTCGAATCTCGAGACCGCCATCGAGGAGTCGGGCGCCCAGATCGTGCGTCCCGAAGAGCCGTTACCCGAGGTTCTTGGCGATCCCACGCTGCTGGCGATGCTGTGGCAGAACCTGATCGGCAACGCGGTGAAGTTCCGCAAACCTGACACCACCCCCCGGATCGTGATCGAATGTCAGCGCGGTACCGACGACCGGGACGGGCAGTGGCTGTTCACCGTGTCGGACAACGGCATCGGCATCCCCGAGGAGTTTTCCCAGAAGGTGTTCGTCATCTTCCAGCGGCTGCACGGTCGCGATGCCTACAGCGGCACCGGCATCGGGCTGGCCCTGTGCAAGAAGATCGTCGAGTACCACGGCGGCACCATCTGGATCGACAACAGCTACACCGAGGGCACCCGGTTCCGGATCACTCTGCCGGTCGCCGTCCACGAACAACCCGAAGCGGTTCTGGAAGGAGCCCAATAATGACACCCTCCACCAGGCCCATCGACGTCCTGCTGATCGAGGACGACCCGGGTGATGAACTGATCACCCGTGAGGCGTTCGAGCACAACAAGATCAGCAACACGCTGCACGTCGCCCACGACGGGGAGGAGGGTCTGGACTTCCTCTACCGCCGCGGCGGGTACGAGAACGCACCGCGCCCCGACCTGATCCTGCTGGACCTGAACCTGCCGAAGTACGACGGTCGTCAGCTGCTCGAGAAGGTGAAGTCCGACCCCGACCTCAGCCACATCCCGGTCGTCGTGCTGACCACCTCCTCGGCCGAGGAGGACATCCTGCGCAGCTACAAATTGCATGCGAACGCCTACGTCACCAAACCGGTGGACCTCGACCAGTTCATGAACGCCGTCCGGCAGATCGACGAGTTCTTCGTCCAGGTCGTCCGCTTGCCGCAGGGCTGAGCGGCTCTGTGGAGACCCACGAATACGGCCGCGGTTCGGCCCGGTTCGCCGCCACCCGAAGCGGCGCAGCGGACGGTCTGATCGTCGTCGGCTGGTCGTTGGGCGGGGCGTACCTTCATGGCGCCCGATCCGCTGTCCGGTGAACCGTTGACCCCGCGTCCGGCGGCCGGCGCGCGGTCGTACCTACGGATCCAGCTACCGGAAAGCCGCGGCGCCCCCGATGGCCGTGTGACCGACCCCGCGGTGTGACACGCTGCTGCAATGCAGCTCCCCCAGTCGGATCCGGACCTGCCACATCTCGCCGACGTGGTGCCGTCGATGCTCGCGGCCATGGAGGTGCCGGGCTTCGGCGCCCGGATCGACCTACCGACCGGGATCGGCTCTGCGGGTGTCCTGCTCATCGACGGCCTCGGCGCGGAACTGCTGGACCAGCATGCCGACGATGCGCCGGTCATGAGCGGGTTGCGCGGTGAGACCCTGCAGGTGGGATTCCCGTCCACGACGGTCGCCAGCCTCGCCTCCGTCGGGACGGGGTGCTGCTCCGGGGCGCACGGGATGGTGGGCTACACGTTCCGTATGCCCGGCGTCGGCGTCGTGAACCCGTTGCGGTGGCGTCGCCATCCCTGGGGCCAGGACTTGCGCGAGTCCATGCCCCCTGAGGCCGTGCAGCCGATGCCGACGGTGTTCGAACGCGCGGCGTCGGCCGGTGTCGCTGTGCACGTCGTGTCCAATGCACAGTTCGCCGGCTCGGGCCTGACCCGCGCGGTGTTGCGCGGCGGGCGCTTCATCGGGGTGCACGGCCTCGGTGACCTCGCCGCCTCAGTGCACAGGGTCCTCGTCGACGGCGGATTCTGCTACGGCTACCACGGCGACCTGGATCTGCTGGGGCACCTCTACGGACCGGGCTCGACGGCGTGGCGCATGCAACTGCGACAGGTCGACCGCCTCGTCGAGTCGGTGGTCACCGGTCTGCCACCGGGTGCGCTACTCGCCGTGGTCGCCGACCACGGCATGGTGGAGGTCAATCCCGACCGCACCCTCGATCTCGACGAATGCACCGCGCTGTTCGAAGGGGTCGAGGCCGTCGCCGGTGAAGCGCGCGCCCGCTACGTCTACGTCGCCGAAGGAGCGACGGCCGCGGTGCTGTCGGCCTGGCGTGAGACGCTGGGCGACCGGGCGTGGGTGACCACACGGGATGAGGCGATCGACGCCGGTTGGTTCGGCGCCCGCGTGGCCGACGACATGCGGCGGCGAATCGGGGACATCGTCGTCGCGGCGAAGGATTCCGCTGCGCTGGTGCGTCGCACCGCCGAGCCGACAGAGTCGGCGTTGCGCGGTCAGCACGGCTCACTGACCGATGCCGAACAGCGGGTACCCCTGCTGCTCGCGCACACCTGAGCGGGCATCCGGGTGTGTTCCTCGCGCACCGCGGGTACGTCGCACGGGTGCGGTCCGTTCTGCGGACCACTACCGGCCGCTGTTCCGTGGCGTGCCCGACGATCTGCCGCACATGTGCCGGCGTCGGATCGCGACCGCCGAATACCGTTCTGAGCTCTCACGGCGATAACGTCGTCGCCGTGCTCCTGCTGCTTCCGCCATCGGAGACCAAACGCGACGGGGGCGATGGACCGCCGCTGCGATTCGGTCAGCTGTCCTTCCCCGACCTCGAACCCGTGCGCACGGCGCTCCTCGACGACCTCGTCGAACTGTCGGCCGACCGGGAAGCGAGCCGCAAGGCGCTCGGCCTCTCGCCGAAACAGGACGCCGAGATCGAACG contains:
- a CDS encoding alkaline phosphatase family protein: MQLPQSDPDLPHLADVVPSMLAAMEVPGFGARIDLPTGIGSAGVLLIDGLGAELLDQHADDAPVMSGLRGETLQVGFPSTTVASLASVGTGCCSGAHGMVGYTFRMPGVGVVNPLRWRRHPWGQDLRESMPPEAVQPMPTVFERAASAGVAVHVVSNAQFAGSGLTRAVLRGGRFIGVHGLGDLAASVHRVLVDGGFCYGYHGDLDLLGHLYGPGSTAWRMQLRQVDRLVESVVTGLPPGALLAVVADHGMVEVNPDRTLDLDECTALFEGVEAVAGEARARYVYVAEGATAAVLSAWRETLGDRAWVTTRDEAIDAGWFGARVADDMRRRIGDIVVAAKDSAALVRRTAEPTESALRGQHGSLTDAEQRVPLLLAHT
- a CDS encoding PP2C family protein-serine/threonine phosphatase; translation: MTQFDTLTVLLVEDDRGDALLVEELIGDAVADIRLRWAESMSDAAQEIRSSRPDCVLLDLNLPDANGTDAVDKICGLDPTLPIVVLTGNVDDRYGVSAVASGAQDYLVKGSVEPEMLRRSLLYAIERKRSELTAVDLHASHLRAQENARLERGLLPSPLLLDDPGVDIVAKYRPGRPNALLGGDFYDFVQTPDRTVHVMVGDVSGHGPDEAALGVALRIGWRALTFAGLRGNQRMQQLERILRAERPGPGIFATVMSLAFSPTDRGFTAVRAGHPGMLLHDRSGNGVEWVEPPAGPALGLGGSAWPLTELELPVGHGLLLLTDGLFEGHSGQGNERLGEEGLLELARTMAGLPGRQFVETLIDRAEDRARPHGGLTDDIAVVRVERTT
- a CDS encoding M15 family metallopeptidase, whose amino-acid sequence is MVVSFARFQGRIGRRPATALTVAAAAVALVGCGADTPAQDGTFASSTSPTSSTTAGQTTTTKTTTTSPVPPPPSVATVTAAELGTTWRPDCPLGPERLRRVDLNHLGFDGRTHRGAVVVHEELVPQVIEIFEHLYRMGYPIAKMRTVDAYPGADDELSMRDNNTSAFNCRGIPGSKSWSYHAYGRAIDLNPLVNPYIGRSGVVEPANAGPYADRNRIDPGMLHAGDPAVLAFTDRGWEWGGGWRTPKDYQHFEQP
- a CDS encoding response regulator, whose product is MTPSTRPIDVLLIEDDPGDELITREAFEHNKISNTLHVAHDGEEGLDFLYRRGGYENAPRPDLILLDLNLPKYDGRQLLEKVKSDPDLSHIPVVVLTTSSAEEDILRSYKLHANAYVTKPVDLDQFMNAVRQIDEFFVQVVRLPQG
- a CDS encoding sensor histidine kinase encodes the protein MTAPARRRGGQLTVQGWLNVVLAVMGILVLAGAIAGAILMNRTDAVSGELIEEIQPSRVAAYRLQAAVRDQETAVRGYAIAADRQFLEPYYEGQQTEQEAAEEIRRHVGDHPNLIADLDAVEQATAEWRAAYAEPFIRGIDPGRPGVIDNDLVQRGKEGFDNIRALFHVQNVDLAAARTAGVKELDEVRAWRDRVLAGIIVTFFVTAALLAVLARSALVRPLSALAASCRRITEGHFDERIVARGPRDVQSMASDVEDMRQRIVEDLEASRAAQQQLDEQTVELRRSNAELEQFAYVASHDLQEPLRKVASFCQLLERRYGDKLDERGVEYIKFAVDGAKRMQVLINDLLTFSRVGRLSAAHTDVELDEVLDAALSNLETAIEESGAQIVRPEEPLPEVLGDPTLLAMLWQNLIGNAVKFRKPDTTPRIVIECQRGTDDRDGQWLFTVSDNGIGIPEEFSQKVFVIFQRLHGRDAYSGTGIGLALCKKIVEYHGGTIWIDNSYTEGTRFRITLPVAVHEQPEAVLEGAQ